A window from Acidobacteriota bacterium encodes these proteins:
- a CDS encoding DUF362 domain-containing protein has protein sequence MRMTRREFHRLTLLAGMSLLGGEGRGDDGSTVALVKTGDRNYGVHRAVELLGGADFGGRGVYLKASYNSADPFPASTHPDALRALVGVLLRCGAGRVVLAERSGMGRTRAVMRELGVLELIRDLGLDFLPLEEPGVAAWRRVDLPGSHWSRGVEVPAFLGDGGCVVQLCNLKTHRFGGGYSASLKNSIGLLAKYDPENGYNYMRELHASDDQCFLIAEANQAYTPRLLVMDASSVFVSGGPEAGEEAHPGVIAASTDRVALDAVGLAILERSGAAVAGGKAGVFGQGQISRAAELGLGARSAAGIRLVTGDARSQAYASRLEYILLHPAETP, from the coding sequence ATGCGGATGACGCGCAGGGAATTCCATCGGCTGACGCTCCTGGCGGGGATGTCGCTCCTCGGCGGCGAAGGCCGGGGGGACGACGGCTCCACCGTGGCTCTGGTGAAGACGGGGGACCGCAACTACGGCGTTCACCGGGCGGTGGAGTTGCTGGGAGGGGCCGATTTCGGGGGGCGCGGCGTCTACCTCAAGGCGAGTTACAACAGCGCCGATCCTTTCCCGGCCTCCACCCACCCCGACGCCCTGCGGGCGCTGGTCGGGGTGCTCCTCCGCTGCGGCGCCGGCCGGGTGGTCCTGGCGGAAAGAAGCGGGATGGGGCGGACTCGGGCGGTGATGCGGGAGCTGGGCGTCCTGGAGCTGATCCGGGATTTGGGGCTCGACTTCCTCCCCCTGGAGGAACCCGGGGTCGCCGCCTGGCGCCGCGTCGACCTGCCCGGGTCCCACTGGAGCCGCGGGGTGGAGGTTCCCGCCTTTCTGGGCGACGGCGGGTGCGTGGTCCAGCTCTGCAACCTGAAGACCCACCGTTTCGGCGGAGGCTACAGCGCCAGCCTGAAGAACTCCATCGGGCTGCTGGCCAAGTACGACCCGGAGAACGGCTACAACTACATGCGGGAACTCCATGCCTCCGACGACCAGTGTTTCCTGATCGCCGAGGCGAACCAGGCTTACACCCCGCGGCTTCTGGTCATGGATGCCTCTTCGGTCTTTGTCTCCGGGGGGCCGGAGGCGGGGGAAGAGGCCCATCCGGGCGTCATCGCGGCGTCCACCGACAGGGTGGCGCTCGATGCCGTCGGCCTGGCGATCCTCGAGCGCTCCGGCGCCGCGGTCGCCGGGGGGAAGGCGGGTGTTTTCGGCCAGGGCCAGATCTCCCGGGCGGCCGAACTCGGCCTGGGGGCCCGCTCGGCCGCCGGGATCCGCCTCGTGACGGGCGACGCCCGGAGCCAGGCCTACGCCTCCCGGCTGGAATACATCCTCCTCCATCCGGCCGAAACACCCTGA
- the lgt gene encoding prolipoprotein diacylglyceryl transferase, translating to MHPKILEIGPLTIHTYGLLLAAAFIAGIWITSRNARREGVHPDAIWNMGLVVIFAALVGSKILLLLADYGYYSRNPREIFSLSTLRSAGVYYGGLLLALLSAAWYLRRKRLPAWKVADAAAPGIALGQAIGRLGCFSAGCCYGRPTDMPWGVTFTDTYASDNVGVPLNIAIHPTQLYESAGALGLFFLLSWRLGKNHRPGQTIMEYLCLYALLRFVIEFFRGDERGFLFYGLLSTSQFIALLTLLGAAVVYYGFILRAPAPEN from the coding sequence ATGCATCCCAAGATCCTGGAAATCGGGCCCCTGACCATCCACACCTACGGCCTGCTGCTGGCCGCCGCCTTCATCGCGGGGATATGGATCACCAGCCGCAACGCCCGCAGGGAGGGGGTCCATCCGGACGCCATCTGGAACATGGGTCTTGTGGTCATCTTCGCGGCGCTGGTGGGCTCGAAGATCCTGCTCCTGCTGGCCGATTACGGCTACTACAGCCGCAATCCGCGCGAAATCTTTTCCCTGTCGACGCTCCGTTCGGCGGGGGTCTACTACGGGGGCCTGCTGCTGGCGCTCCTGTCCGCCGCCTGGTACCTGCGAAGAAAGCGGTTGCCGGCGTGGAAGGTGGCCGACGCGGCGGCCCCCGGAATCGCCCTGGGCCAGGCCATCGGGCGCCTGGGGTGCTTTTCGGCCGGCTGCTGCTACGGCCGCCCCACCGACATGCCGTGGGGCGTCACCTTTACGGACACCTACGCCTCCGACAATGTGGGCGTCCCCCTCAACATCGCGATCCACCCCACCCAGCTCTACGAATCGGCCGGGGCGCTCGGCCTGTTTTTTCTCCTGTCCTGGCGCCTCGGGAAAAATCACCGCCCCGGGCAGACCATCATGGAGTACCTCTGCCTGTACGCGCTGCTGCGCTTCGTGATCGAATTTTTCCGGGGGGACGAACGGGGCTTCCTTTTTTACGGACTGCTTTCCACTTCGCAGTTCATCGCCCTCCTGACGCTCCTGGGAGCGGCCGTCGTCTACTACGGCTTCATCCTCCGCGCGCCGGCGCCGGAAAATTGA
- a CDS encoding BlaI/MecI/CopY family transcriptional regulator, with product MKRDLVSIILTRQELQIMKAVWKLGTATVKQVRKEICAEKPTAYTTILTLMGILEEKGALAHSRAGRAYVYRPLLSRWQATHNQLEDVLARFFDGDAEKLVEYVLENEVKGPEQMRNIRCLIDSGMENQVA from the coding sequence ATGAAACGCGATTTAGTGTCCATCATCCTCACCCGACAGGAACTGCAAATCATGAAAGCGGTCTGGAAACTGGGGACCGCGACGGTGAAGCAGGTGCGCAAGGAGATCTGCGCGGAGAAGCCCACGGCCTATACCACCATTCTCACCCTGATGGGCATCCTCGAGGAGAAGGGGGCCCTGGCCCATTCCCGCGCCGGGCGGGCCTATGTCTATCGGCCGCTGCTGTCCCGCTGGCAGGCGACGCACAACCAGCTCGAGGATGTCCTCGCGCGCTTCTTTGACGGCGATGCCGAGAAGCTGGTCGAATACGTTCTGGAAAACGAGGTCAAGGGCCCCGAACAGATGAGGAACATCCGTTGCCTGATCGATTCGGGGATGGAGAACCAGGTCGCCTGA
- the thiI gene encoding tRNA 4-thiouridine(8) synthase ThiI: MKRTILIHYHEINLKGNNRGWFETCLERHVARLLQGLETASIRRFAGRLLVELTGDSPAGEITRRLEKVFGIANFIVAREVPAEIDAIESELALLVASTRFRSFKMDCRRGTKEFPLDSQQLNRRLGAFVQDRTGAEVRMEGAEAVFGIEIVKGRAFLHLSRIQGAGGLPSGSGGKVLCLLSGGIDSPVAAWRMMRRGCRVHHVHFHSYPHTTVESQEKVRRLLGILSRFQLESTLWMVPFAEVQREIVAYAPPALRVVLYRRFMVRIAEAVARNEKAAALVTGDSLGQVASQTLDNIRTISAAATMPVFRPLIGDDKEGIIRIARAIGTYETSIQADQDCCSLFIPRHPETAADPEKAARAESGLDVARLVDNAMAGAARETISADFGPGPDPGPRDD, translated from the coding sequence GTGAAACGCACAATCCTGATCCATTACCACGAAATCAATCTCAAGGGGAACAACCGCGGCTGGTTCGAGACCTGCCTCGAACGCCACGTGGCGCGCCTCCTCCAGGGGCTGGAGACGGCCTCGATCCGGCGCTTCGCCGGCCGCCTGCTGGTCGAGCTCACCGGGGACTCCCCGGCCGGGGAAATCACGCGCCGGCTCGAAAAGGTGTTCGGAATCGCCAATTTCATCGTCGCCCGCGAAGTGCCGGCGGAGATCGACGCCATCGAGTCGGAACTGGCCCTGCTGGTCGCCTCCACCCGGTTCCGGTCCTTCAAGATGGATTGCCGGCGCGGGACGAAGGAGTTTCCGCTCGATTCCCAGCAGCTGAACCGGCGCCTGGGCGCCTTCGTACAGGATCGCACCGGGGCCGAGGTGCGGATGGAGGGGGCCGAGGCGGTGTTCGGGATCGAAATCGTCAAGGGCCGGGCGTTTCTCCACCTCTCCCGCATCCAGGGGGCCGGGGGGCTCCCTTCCGGTTCGGGAGGAAAGGTGCTGTGCCTGCTCTCGGGCGGGATCGACTCCCCCGTGGCCGCCTGGCGCATGATGCGGCGAGGCTGCCGGGTGCACCACGTTCACTTTCACAGCTATCCCCACACGACGGTGGAATCGCAGGAGAAGGTCCGGCGCCTTCTCGGGATCCTCTCCCGCTTCCAGCTGGAGTCCACCCTCTGGATGGTCCCCTTCGCCGAGGTGCAGCGCGAGATCGTCGCCTACGCCCCGCCCGCGTTGCGCGTCGTCCTCTACCGGCGCTTCATGGTCCGGATCGCCGAGGCGGTCGCCCGGAACGAAAAAGCGGCCGCCCTGGTCACGGGAGACAGCCTGGGACAGGTGGCGAGCCAGACGCTCGACAATATCCGGACCATCTCCGCCGCCGCGACGATGCCGGTTTTCCGCCCCCTCATCGGGGACGACAAGGAGGGGATCATCCGCATCGCCAGGGCCATCGGGACCTACGAGACCAGCATCCAGGCCGACCAGGACTGCTGTTCCCTCTTCATCCCGCGCCACCCGGAAACCGCGGCCGATCCCGAAAAGGCCGCGCGCGCCGAAAGCGGGCTGGACGTGGCGCGTCTCGTGGACAACGCCATGGCCGGGGCGGCGCGCGAAACCATCTCCGCGGACTTCGGCCCCGGCCCGGACCCGGGCCCGCGGGACGACTGA
- a CDS encoding homoserine O-acetyltransferase has translation MAPDLFESSDSVRTGRPLVHARSFALPGPLSLELGERLHGVTVTYETYGRLSGARDNVILICHALSGDSHVARHTADDDPGWWDLVVGPGLSIDTDRYFVLCSNALGGCRGTTGPNSLNPATGRIYGADFPTITTGDIVEVQRLLLDHLGIDRLLAVVGGSMGGQQALTWAVRYPERVAGVVAIATSARLTTQALAFDVVGRNAIQRDPDFRGGQYQSEGTTPAVGLALARMLGHITYLSPESMRRKFGADRLKPRDLSTAFEKRFSVGSYLAYQGDKFVERFDANSYIRLSLAMDLFDLGETLEALSENLGRSQCRWLIVSFTSDWLFPPGQSRELVHALIARNKPVSYGNIASSCGHDAFLLPDELPVYGGFMRAFLQNLRGAPEQTGEEEDLDADAPTSIFGALRRPRIDYNQIVRLIHPAASVLDLGCGRGSLLVRLRGEGNRKLVGLEINEEDVLHCLERGFDVIQADLNSGLEIFSDSQFDCVVLSHTLQAVRDVERLINEMLRVGRRSIVSFPNFAYHKLRRMLQEEGKSPLSSGLLRHEWYNTPNIRFFSIADFEDFCRDHHITVHERISLDTEEGRVVTDDANRLADMAIFVISR, from the coding sequence ATGGCCCCCGACCTGTTTGAAAGCAGCGACAGCGTACGCACGGGCCGGCCGCTCGTTCATGCGCGGAGCTTTGCCCTCCCGGGCCCGCTCAGTTTGGAGCTGGGCGAGCGGCTCCACGGCGTCACCGTGACCTACGAGACTTACGGGAGGCTGAGCGGCGCGCGGGACAACGTCATCCTGATCTGCCATGCCCTGAGCGGGGATTCCCACGTGGCCCGGCACACGGCCGACGACGACCCCGGGTGGTGGGACCTCGTCGTCGGTCCGGGCCTGTCGATCGACACCGACCGCTACTTCGTCCTCTGCTCCAACGCCCTCGGCGGCTGCCGGGGCACCACGGGCCCCAACAGCCTGAACCCGGCCACGGGCCGGATCTACGGGGCCGATTTCCCCACCATCACGACGGGCGACATCGTCGAGGTGCAGCGACTGCTGCTCGACCACCTGGGGATCGACCGCCTGCTCGCCGTGGTCGGCGGCTCGATGGGGGGGCAGCAGGCGCTCACCTGGGCCGTGCGGTACCCCGAACGGGTCGCGGGCGTCGTGGCCATCGCCACCAGCGCCCGGCTGACGACCCAGGCGCTGGCCTTCGACGTGGTCGGGCGCAACGCGATCCAGCGCGACCCCGATTTCCGGGGCGGCCAGTACCAGAGCGAAGGCACGACGCCGGCCGTGGGGCTCGCGCTGGCGCGCATGCTGGGGCACATCACCTATCTCTCCCCCGAATCGATGCGGCGGAAGTTCGGCGCCGACCGCCTGAAGCCGCGGGACCTGTCCACGGCGTTCGAAAAGCGGTTCAGCGTGGGCTCCTACCTGGCCTACCAGGGGGACAAATTCGTGGAACGGTTCGACGCCAACAGCTACATCAGGCTTTCGCTGGCGATGGACCTCTTCGACCTGGGGGAAACGCTGGAGGCCCTGTCCGAAAACCTGGGGCGGTCGCAATGCCGGTGGCTCATCGTCAGCTTCACCAGCGACTGGCTCTTCCCCCCCGGACAGTCGCGCGAGCTGGTCCACGCGCTGATCGCGCGCAACAAGCCGGTCAGCTACGGCAACATCGCCAGTTCCTGCGGCCACGACGCGTTCCTGCTGCCAGACGAACTCCCGGTTTACGGGGGGTTCATGCGTGCCTTCCTCCAGAACCTGCGCGGCGCCCCCGAGCAGACCGGGGAGGAGGAGGACCTGGACGCGGACGCCCCGACGAGCATCTTCGGCGCCCTGCGCCGCCCCCGGATCGACTACAACCAGATCGTGCGCCTGATCCACCCGGCCGCCAGTGTGCTCGACCTCGGCTGCGGCCGGGGATCGCTCCTGGTCCGGCTGCGCGGGGAGGGGAACCGGAAGCTCGTGGGGCTCGAGATCAACGAGGAGGACGTGCTGCACTGCCTGGAACGCGGGTTCGACGTCATCCAGGCCGATCTGAACTCGGGGCTGGAGATCTTTTCGGACTCCCAGTTCGACTGCGTCGTGCTCTCGCACACCCTCCAGGCGGTCCGGGACGTCGAGCGCCTCATCAACGAGATGCTGCGGGTGGGCCGGCGCTCCATAGTGAGCTTCCCCAATTTCGCCTACCACAAGCTGCGCCGGATGCTGCAGGAAGAGGGGAAGTCGCCGCTTTCCTCCGGTCTTCTGCGCCACGAGTGGTACAACACCCCGAATATCCGCTTCTTCTCCATCGCCGATTTCGAGGATTTCTGCCGGGATCATCACATCACCGTCCATGAACGGATCTCGCTGGACACGGAGGAGGGGCGCGTGGTGACCGATGACGCCAACCGGCTTGCCGACATGGCCATTTTCGTGATCAGCCGCTGA
- a CDS encoding aminotransferase class I/II-fold pyridoxal phosphate-dependent enzyme: MDDTKTGYRLGTLALHAGQRPDPETLSSAVPIYATSSYVFKSTRHAADLFALREQGNIYSRLTNPTTEVLEKRLTALDGGIGALAFSSGQAAITAAVLTLAHSGQNFLSSTSLYGGTWTLFSQTFRKLGVEVRFFNPDEPERMSRLIDDNTRLVYLESIGNPKNDIPDLRAVSEVAHRHGLPVIVDNTLLTPVLLRPIEHGADIVVYSTTKFIGGHGVHVGGAVVDSGRFPWADNPAKWPEFTAPDEAYHGMVFTEALEPLGNMAYIMHARTHWLRDTGACMSPFAAFLFLLGLETLEVRIERHVANAAALAGWLENHPDVVWVNYPGLESHPYHRRAAELLPGGAGAIVGFGIRGGREAGVRFIEAVRLASHLANIGDARTLVIHPASTTHSQLTEEEQRAAGVTPEYIRVSVGIEDFGDIREDFARALAASRGPEPPAE; this comes from the coding sequence ATGGATGACACGAAAACGGGGTACCGCCTGGGGACCCTGGCGCTGCATGCGGGTCAGCGGCCGGATCCGGAAACGCTCTCCTCCGCGGTGCCCATCTACGCGACCAGCAGTTATGTCTTCAAAAGCACCCGGCACGCCGCCGACCTGTTCGCGCTGCGCGAGCAGGGGAACATCTATTCCCGGCTGACCAATCCCACCACGGAGGTCCTGGAGAAGAGGCTGACGGCCCTCGACGGGGGGATCGGGGCCCTCGCTTTCAGCAGCGGGCAGGCGGCCATCACGGCCGCCGTTCTCACCCTCGCGCATTCGGGCCAGAATTTCCTCTCCTCCACCAGCCTTTACGGCGGCACGTGGACCCTGTTTTCCCAGACCTTCAGGAAACTGGGGGTCGAGGTCCGATTCTTCAACCCGGATGAACCGGAGCGGATGTCCCGCCTGATCGACGACAACACCCGCCTGGTCTACCTCGAGTCGATCGGGAACCCGAAGAACGACATCCCCGATCTCCGGGCCGTCTCCGAGGTCGCGCACCGCCACGGCCTGCCCGTCATCGTCGACAACACCCTGCTCACTCCGGTGCTGCTCCGTCCCATCGAGCACGGGGCGGACATCGTAGTCTATTCCACGACCAAGTTTATCGGCGGCCACGGCGTCCATGTCGGGGGCGCCGTCGTCGACAGCGGCAGGTTTCCCTGGGCGGACAACCCCGCGAAATGGCCCGAGTTCACCGCCCCCGACGAAGCCTACCACGGGATGGTTTTCACCGAAGCCCTCGAGCCCCTGGGCAACATGGCCTATATCATGCACGCGCGCACCCACTGGCTGAGAGACACCGGCGCCTGCATGAGCCCGTTTGCGGCCTTCCTCTTCCTGCTGGGGCTGGAAACGCTCGAGGTGCGCATCGAGCGGCATGTCGCCAACGCGGCGGCCCTGGCCGGGTGGCTCGAAAACCACCCCGACGTGGTGTGGGTGAACTACCCGGGACTCGAGAGCCACCCGTACCACCGGCGGGCGGCCGAGCTGCTCCCCGGCGGCGCCGGGGCCATCGTCGGGTTCGGAATCCGCGGCGGCCGGGAAGCGGGCGTCCGCTTCATCGAAGCCGTCAGGCTGGCGAGCCACCTGGCCAACATCGGGGACGCGCGCACCCTGGTCATCCACCCCGCGTCCACCACCCACTCCCAGCTGACCGAAGAGGAGCAGCGGGCGGCGGGCGTCACCCCCGAATACATCCGGGTCTCCGTGGGGATCGAGGATTTCGGCGACATCCGCGAAGACTTCGCCCGGGCTCTCGCGGCGTCCCGCGGCCCGGAACCGCCGGCGGAGTGA
- a CDS encoding RluA family pseudouridine synthase, translating into MPDRSRSQIQGWIRRGCATVDGAAVKTGHRLRAGERVELEIPIPPVSGPFAEAIPLDILFEDADLVVLNKPAGLVCHAGAGVRSGTLVNALLHHLGSLEAGDPERPGIVHRLDKLTSGVMLAAKNPRAHRLLSGQFKNREIRKGYVALVHGSPRPGRATIDSAIGRDPRNRKRMSSRARRKRPAVTHYEVREDFGFAALLDVRIETGRTHQIRVHLAESGHPVVGDAVYGGNRTANLPPAIVPAAAGLGRPFLHSGRLEFTHPRSGAPLTFQAPLPGELERFLALVRAAGRPGGSGSESA; encoded by the coding sequence ATGCCCGACCGGAGCCGATCGCAGATCCAGGGCTGGATCCGCCGGGGGTGCGCGACGGTCGACGGCGCGGCGGTCAAGACCGGGCACCGGCTGCGGGCGGGGGAGCGGGTGGAGCTGGAGATTCCGATCCCGCCCGTGTCCGGTCCCTTCGCCGAAGCGATCCCGCTCGACATCCTGTTCGAGGACGCCGACCTGGTGGTCCTCAACAAGCCGGCGGGACTCGTCTGCCACGCCGGGGCCGGGGTGCGCTCGGGCACCCTCGTCAACGCGCTGCTCCACCACCTGGGGAGCCTGGAGGCCGGAGACCCGGAAAGGCCCGGCATCGTCCACCGGCTGGACAAGCTGACGAGCGGCGTCATGCTGGCGGCCAAGAACCCCCGCGCCCACCGCCTCCTGTCGGGCCAGTTCAAGAACCGGGAGATTCGCAAGGGCTATGTCGCGCTGGTGCACGGTTCACCCCGCCCCGGCCGCGCCACCATCGACTCGGCCATCGGGAGGGATCCCCGGAACCGGAAGCGCATGTCGTCCCGGGCCCGGCGCAAGCGCCCGGCCGTCACCCACTACGAGGTCCGGGAGGATTTCGGTTTTGCCGCCCTGCTCGACGTGCGGATCGAGACCGGCCGCACCCACCAGATCCGCGTCCATCTCGCCGAGAGCGGGCACCCCGTGGTGGGGGACGCGGTTTACGGGGGGAACCGGACCGCGAACCTGCCGCCCGCGATCGTGCCGGCGGCCGCGGGGCTCGGACGCCCTTTCCTGCATTCCGGCCGGCTCGAGTTCACCCACCCCCGCTCCGGCGCCCCCCTTACGTTCCAGGCCCCGCTGCCCGGGGAACTCGAACGCTTCCTGGCCCTGGTCCGGGCAGCGGGCCGACCCGGCGGAAGCGGGAGCGAGAGCGCTTGA
- the fusA gene encoding elongation factor G, whose amino-acid sequence MRVFESDSIRNICIIGHGAAGKTSLTSAILFDSGAVNRLARVEDGNTVTDWEDEEIERKISIACALAHCEWNKKKINILDTPGYRPFLAETQLSVRAADAAVVVVDAVAGVEVQTEKVWSFCNEYSLPRMIVINKADRDNASSERTLASLEEAFGRAAVALEIPMGMEKEFSGVISLVTGKAYRYERDGSGKFQETEVPDQYRDELAERREKLIEMVAEGSDALMEKFFAEGTLEQADLMEGLKIGVGQGSLYPIFYASSTLNMGIPQILDAVTELCPSPAAVGQSTGTDPKTGEPAVRKISSREPYAAYVFKTIADPFAGRISLIKLYSGTMRSDTVYHNQTRDKSEKLGPLQIPQGKTMVPIGEVQAGDFFAVTKLRETSTGDTLCDPAHPILFSSVELPEPSITFAIEPKSRGDEDKISNAMARIIEEDGAIRYTRDPQTKQLLLAGSDQLHVEVTVSKLKKRYGVEVLLKTPKIPYRETIRGKADVQGRHKKQTGGHGQFGDCWIRMEPLQRGGGFEFADDIFGGAIPRNFIPAVEKGIVEAAERGYLAGFPVVDFKVTLYDGSFHPVDSSEMAFKIAGRLAFRKAMESARPVLLEPVMDVEIYAPQEYAGALTGDLSSRRGRLQGMDIKRDIQIIKAQVPMAEMVSYSPVLTSMTGGRGSYHMEFSHYDEVPAQIAQKIIEESSKDKKEEEE is encoded by the coding sequence ATGAGGGTTTTCGAGAGTGACTCCATCCGCAATATCTGCATCATCGGTCACGGCGCAGCCGGCAAAACCTCTCTGACATCCGCAATATTGTTCGACTCCGGCGCCGTCAACCGCCTCGCCCGCGTCGAGGACGGCAACACCGTGACAGACTGGGAAGACGAGGAAATCGAACGCAAGATCAGCATTGCCTGCGCCCTGGCGCACTGCGAATGGAACAAGAAGAAGATCAACATCCTGGACACGCCCGGGTACCGCCCGTTCCTGGCCGAAACGCAGCTGTCCGTGAGGGCGGCCGACGCGGCCGTCGTCGTCGTCGACGCGGTGGCGGGCGTGGAAGTGCAGACCGAGAAGGTGTGGAGCTTCTGCAACGAGTATTCCCTGCCGCGGATGATCGTGATCAACAAGGCGGACCGCGACAACGCCAGCAGCGAGCGCACCCTGGCGTCTCTCGAGGAGGCGTTCGGGCGGGCGGCGGTGGCGCTCGAAATCCCCATGGGGATGGAAAAGGAATTCTCCGGCGTCATCAGCCTCGTCACCGGCAAGGCCTATCGCTACGAGCGCGACGGTTCCGGCAAGTTCCAGGAGACGGAGGTCCCGGACCAGTACCGGGACGAGCTGGCCGAGCGGCGCGAGAAGCTGATCGAGATGGTGGCCGAGGGGAGCGACGCCCTGATGGAGAAGTTCTTCGCCGAGGGGACGCTCGAGCAGGCGGACCTGATGGAAGGGCTCAAGATCGGCGTCGGGCAGGGGAGCCTCTATCCCATCTTCTATGCGAGCTCGACGCTCAACATGGGCATTCCCCAGATCCTCGACGCCGTCACGGAGCTCTGCCCTTCCCCGGCCGCGGTGGGCCAATCGACGGGGACCGACCCGAAAACGGGGGAGCCGGCCGTGCGGAAGATCTCAAGCCGGGAGCCGTACGCGGCCTACGTCTTCAAGACGATCGCCGATCCCTTCGCGGGCCGCATCAGCCTGATCAAGCTCTATTCGGGAACGATGCGGTCCGACACCGTCTACCACAACCAGACCAGGGACAAGAGCGAAAAGCTGGGCCCGCTGCAGATTCCGCAGGGAAAAACCATGGTCCCCATCGGGGAGGTCCAGGCGGGCGACTTTTTCGCCGTCACCAAGCTGCGGGAAACCAGCACCGGGGACACCCTCTGCGACCCGGCCCACCCCATCCTCTTTTCGAGCGTCGAATTGCCCGAGCCCTCGATCACCTTCGCGATCGAGCCGAAGAGCCGCGGGGACGAGGACAAGATCAGCAATGCCATGGCCCGCATCATAGAGGAGGACGGCGCCATCCGCTACACGCGCGACCCGCAGACCAAGCAGCTGCTGCTGGCCGGCTCCGATCAGCTCCATGTCGAGGTCACCGTATCGAAGCTGAAAAAGCGCTACGGGGTCGAAGTCCTGTTGAAGACGCCCAAGATCCCCTACCGGGAAACGATCCGAGGCAAGGCCGACGTCCAGGGACGCCACAAGAAGCAGACGGGCGGGCACGGGCAGTTCGGCGACTGCTGGATCCGGATGGAACCGCTCCAGCGAGGCGGGGGATTCGAATTCGCGGATGACATCTTCGGCGGGGCGATCCCGCGCAACTTCATTCCGGCCGTCGAAAAGGGGATCGTGGAAGCGGCCGAACGCGGCTATCTCGCGGGGTTTCCCGTCGTCGATTTCAAGGTGACGCTCTACGACGGCAGTTTCCACCCCGTGGACTCCTCGGAAATGGCCTTCAAGATCGCGGGGAGGCTCGCCTTCAGGAAAGCCATGGAATCGGCCCGCCCCGTGCTGCTGGAACCGGTGATGGACGTCGAGATCTACGCGCCGCAGGAGTATGCGGGCGCGCTCACGGGAGACCTGAGCAGCCGCCGCGGCCGGCTCCAGGGGATGGACATCAAGCGCGACATCCAGATCATCAAGGCCCAGGTGCCCATGGCCGAAATGGTGTCCTACTCCCCCGTGCTCACCTCGATGACCGGGGGGCGCGGCAGCTACCACATGGAATTTTCGCATTACGACGAGGTGCCGGCCCAGATCGCGCAGAAGATCATCGAGGAATCGAGCAAGGACAAAAAGGAAGAGGAAGAATAG
- a CDS encoding VWA domain-containing protein, giving the protein MLLRFARLSLLFLLGCLLTAGLPRQGSMVPPLGAQTTLPSGISDQTYRVSVDLVNVLCSVFDRKTGFFVTNLAREDFTLYEDGQPQEIINFARETDMPLTLAMLVDTSDSVSPKLQFIQDTATSFFQTVLRDRDRAMLVEFDSSVTLLQDFTNDPNKMARQIRKLQAAGGTALYDAIAMTCDEKLIREIGRKAIIIVSDGEDFSSRTDMRHALEMALRAESTIFPISVSKGGLFGTGDDTEEGDRILRQLAQETGGKVFFPVQVEELDDAFRQINQELRSQYNLGYISSNPRRDGSYRKIEIKVPEGNLKLNYRKGYYAPSN; this is encoded by the coding sequence ATGCTTTTACGATTTGCCAGGTTGTCGCTCCTTTTCCTTCTGGGATGCCTGCTGACGGCGGGCCTCCCGCGCCAGGGGAGCATGGTGCCTCCGCTCGGGGCCCAGACCACGCTCCCCTCCGGGATTTCGGACCAGACATACCGCGTCAGCGTCGATCTGGTCAACGTCCTCTGCTCCGTCTTCGACCGGAAGACCGGTTTCTTCGTGACCAACCTGGCGCGCGAGGATTTCACCCTATACGAAGACGGCCAGCCTCAGGAAATCATCAATTTCGCCAGGGAAACGGACATGCCGCTTACCCTGGCGATGCTGGTCGACACCAGCGACAGCGTCAGCCCCAAGCTCCAGTTCATCCAGGACACGGCCACCAGTTTTTTCCAGACCGTGCTGCGCGACCGCGACCGCGCCATGCTGGTGGAATTCGACTCCTCGGTGACGCTGCTCCAGGATTTCACCAACGATCCGAACAAGATGGCCCGGCAGATCCGCAAGCTGCAGGCGGCCGGGGGGACGGCGCTCTACGACGCCATCGCCATGACGTGCGACGAAAAGCTGATCCGGGAGATCGGGCGCAAGGCCATCATCATCGTCTCCGACGGGGAGGATTTCTCCAGCCGGACCGACATGCGCCACGCGCTGGAGATGGCCCTGCGCGCGGAATCGACCATTTTCCCCATCAGCGTCAGCAAGGGGGGATTGTTCGGAACGGGGGATGATACCGAAGAGGGGGACCGGATCCTGAGGCAGCTGGCCCAGGAAACGGGGGGGAAGGTATTCTTCCCGGTCCAGGTGGAAGAGCTCGACGACGCGTTCCGCCAGATCAACCAGGAACTCCGCAGCCAATACAACCTGGGATATATCTCGTCGAACCCGCGCCGTGACGGGAGCTATCGAAAGATCGAAATCAAGGTCCCGGAGGGAAACCTGAAATTGAACTACCGCAAGGGGTACTACGCCCCCTCCAACTGA